TTGGCATTCGTCTTATGAGAGAGGTCTCTATATGAGTATATTGTTTAAAGGGGTTTTCTCTCCTTCAAGATATTCTGGTCTTACTATGCTGGGTTCGCTCTCTCTCTGCCGCTATCTAAGGCTGGAGTATGGTTTTGATTTTAAAATGAGATGGCCAAACGATGTTATGTTTAAGGGTGATAAGCTGGCAGGTATTCTGGCAAATATGAGAGATGGTGTTATTGGGCTGGGCTTCGGGGTTAATATCAATCAAGATCTAAGTGAGCTCCCTGATATGGCGACCTCTGTCTTCTTACTTAAAGGAGAAGAGATTGATAGGAATGTTTTTATTTCTAATTTTCTTAATCGGTTTCAGGAAGATCTAAAAGATTGGGAAGCGGAACCTTTTAGACACTTAAGAAAGCTCTGGCTCGATTTTGCTTTACTCAAAGGAAAAGAGATTACTGCCTCGACAAGCAGTGGTATAATCAGGGGAACTGTCGAGGATATAACAGAGGATTGTGGATTGATAATAAGAGGGGATATGGGCTATAAGATTGTACTCTCTGCTTCAGAGTTGATAAAGATAAGATGATATGAAAAATACTCTGTTAATAGATTTAGGTAATACGAATATCGGGGTAG
This window of the Candidatus Kaelpia imicola genome carries:
- a CDS encoding biotin--[acetyl-CoA-carboxylase] ligase produces the protein MSKRLNQIKIKKRIKPGTIASEVVVLDNIGSTQDYIFENLDSLKDGAVIVAENQSNGYGRMGRVWHSSYERGLYMSILFKGVFSPSRYSGLTMLGSLSLCRYLRLEYGFDFKMRWPNDVMFKGDKLAGILANMRDGVIGLGFGVNINQDLSELPDMATSVFLLKGEEIDRNVFISNFLNRFQEDLKDWEAEPFRHLRKLWLDFALLKGKEITASTSSGIIRGTVEDITEDCGLIIRGDMGYKIVLSASELIKIR